Part of the Schistocerca americana isolate TAMUIC-IGC-003095 chromosome 5, iqSchAmer2.1, whole genome shotgun sequence genome, TgtaagtcctgaatccagtcacgaaGCTGATGCAATATTGATTAAGTTCGTATATCGTCTACTATGTGAAAGTTACGAAGTGTATCGAATGCTGTCTGGAAATCAAGGAGCACAATATCAAAATCAGTACTATTGTTTATAACCCTGGGCATCTCATGGATGATATTAGTACGAGGACCATACATCTGTAGATCTGTTCTAGAATTCTACAGTAGACTGATGTCAGCAATGCTCGCCAATAATTATGTGTACCTGTCAAACGAAAGTTCGTCGATAAAAGAATGGAGTGCACGTTTCTCATATTTTAACGTTGCAGTGAACTACAATAAAAGGCTAGTAGAAGAGAAACAAAGCTTGTTTCATAATCTGTGTAAAATTGCACAGGTATTTTAACAAGTCTTGATGCGCCTTCTCTCTTGATTTACttgatatctgccatttcgatacTCACAGAGAAACCGGTGTTATTACCTTCTTCTGTGATGAAAGCGCACGTTCCAACCAGTGAAATTTTAGACATTGTTTGAATATTGTAGGTACTGACCATGTTTTATCAGGCAAGGAACGTGAAAAGAAAGCAGATAATTGATGAAGTGATATTTTTCGTAGTACTGAGTGACctatgtttgtgtattagaaaagcATGGTGTAGGGAATATTTGTTGTGATACTGAGCTGGTTCTGCTTGAGAAAAGTACAATCTGATGGTTTATTAAAAGTGTTTATTTATTGTCTCGTCACACGCCGGTAGCAGACTGGATCCAAGAGCGGAGATTAGCGACGTTGGCGTAGACCCCTGGATAGGCGGCCAGACCGCATCCAGAGCCGAACGACACGATGCCGACCTGCGTGGAGCCTGACACCAGAGGTCCGCCGCTGTCTCCCTGGCAGGCGTCCTTGCCTCCGCCCGTGACGCCGGCGCAGATCATGCGGGAGGTGATGCTGCCGTAAGCGGCGTTGCACGTGTTGCGGTCTATGATCTGGACGGTGACGGCCTGCAGGTTCGACGACAATCCGCCGGAGCTCAGCGCCCCAAACCCGGTGACGGTGACGGAGGTTCCCGCCGAAGGCTCTGACGACGTCAAGGAGACGGCCTGCACGTTGGAGCCGAAGCTGAAGGCGTTGGACACCTGCAGCACGCAGATGTCGTAGTCGATGGTGGCCGAGTTGTAGCTGGAGTGCGACTGCCCGCCGGACACCGAGTGTACGCTGCCGCCGCTGCCCCTGGTCGAGGTGCCGGCTCGCAGTTGGAGGCTGGTCAGCGACGCGCCCTCGACGCAGTGGGCCGCCGACAGCGCCCAATTGCTGCTAATGATGGACGCTCCGCACGGGGCGCCGTTCCTGAGTGACAGCAAGCGCAAGTTACTTCTAGTCCGATGTAAGGTACGTTGggtactacgctactggccattaaaattgctacgccacaaagatgacgtgccacagacgcgaaatgtaatcggcaggaagaagatgctgtgatatgcaaatgattagcttttcagagcattcacacaaggttggatacacctacaacgtgctgacatgaggaacatttccaaccgatttctcatacacaaacagcagttgaccggcgttgcctggtgaaacgttgttgtgatgcctcgtgttaggaggagaaatgcgtaccatcacgtttccgactttgataaaggtcggattgtagcctgtcgcgattgcggtttatcgtatcgcgacattgctgctcgcgttggtcgagatccaatgactgttagcagaatatggaatcggtgggttcaggagggtaatacagaacgccgtactggatcccaacggcctcgtattactagcagtcgagatgacaggcgtcttatccgcatgtctgtaacggatcgtgcagccacgtctcgatccatgagtcaacaggtggggacgtttggggcagcagcatgaactatcagctcggagatcatggctgcggttacccttgacgctgcgatgcctgcgatggtgtactcaacgacgaacctgggtgcacgaatggcaaaacgtcatttttttcggatgaatccaggttctgtttacagcataacgatggccgcatccgtgtttggcgacatcgcggtgaacgcacattggaagcatgtatactggcgtataaccaggcgtgatggtatggggtgccattggttacacgtctcggttacttcttgttcgcattgacggctctttgaacaatggaagttacatttcagatttgttacgacccgtggctatatccttcattcgatccctgcgaaatcctacatttcagcaggataatgctagatcgcatgttgcaggtcctgtacgggccttcctggatatagaaaatgttcgactgctgccctggccagcacattcaccagatctctcaccaattgaaaacttctggtcaatggtgaccaaggcactggctcgtcacaatacgccagtcactactcttgatgaactgtggtatggtgttgaaactgcatgggcagctgtacctgtacatgccatccaagctgtgactcaatgcccaggcgtatcaaggccgttataacggccagaggtggttgttctgggtactgatttctcaggatctatgcaccgaaactgcgtgaaaatgtcgtcacatgtctgttctattataatatatttgtccaatgaatatccatttgtcatctgaatttcttcttggtgcagcaattgtaatggccagtagtgtatttggttggttcgtaagttcgtagtgttttcgtTCTGCGTACTGGTGTTTCGGTTGCTGTGGCTTTTTTTATggattgtaatttttttgtttgtaattcaattttgaaatttgagtttatatattgttattttGTAGTCTGGTGAGAAtgagtggagctatggacgctaGGAAATGATGTGCTACATGAAGCAATCGGAGCATCACCGATATGATCTTCTGTCTAAGTTTAATAGAGGGCTGATAGCCGAGGAGTCAGGCAGAAATATTTGCGCCATTGatgaggataacgccattggacagagcacatcaAAAGAATGGTTGTTTCCTTTTATGAAGGATCGTTCGAAATGACTTCCGGGGTTTGATGAAGACTgttcaaacgcattaatccacaatgatacacgtcACTGTGTAAGGTGGGAACTAGAATGAATGTTAATGTCACCCCTTACAGGAGATTTTATATATCCTAACGAGTAGATTGATACATCACATGACATACTTCAGTGATAGTGAgtagatttgcctatcaaaatgtactgTGTGTAATGCAGAAAGGTATGACACTAGATTCGACaatattaacacaccgaacccacGTCCTACATGTTAATGAGCAAAAACGTGAAAAAatctgccggcctgggtggccgagcggttctaggcactacagtctggaaccgcgcgaccgctacggtcgcaggtttgaatcctgcctcgggcatggatgtgtgtgatgtccttaggttagttacgtttaagtagttctaagttctaggggactgatgacctcagacgttaagtcccatagagccatttgaacctgtttttttttttttaaaaaaaagtctgctaGAAGGTACGCTTGAGTATGGGACGGTCTCAGGTTGCGCAGCCATGGCCCGCACACAAAGAAAGGCTTTTAACAGGGGTGACCTGTGGCGAGGGAGACAGCGAACACACCAGGCAATACATCGAAGGGTGCAGCTGATGGCCCAGAACTGCCTGTGacagagaaattctttagaaaattgaGTTGGGAAATtaccagatggatacaaacagccATGAGATGCAGTTAAAAGAGAGTAGCATTTACTGATCATGTGAAAGGTCCATGGTGATCTCGTGATTTACATGTGTAACTTTCAGGCGTCAGGAGCGGGAACAGAATATCCAGTTGGCTGCCATAATCTCGGAAGGAGTGGAAGTGGCTAGACTATGGCGCAGTTTGAAGGTACACCATTCGCGATTGGCCAGGGTAGTTTCCACGAGATaaaaggaacgctcccattggcTTTAGAAGGCCGTGTTGcgaagcacgaaaggacacagcTCCTGTGGGGGTGGGGTGGAGAGAGGGAGTTTAATACGAAAGACAGAATACCGAAAACTTCGAGAACTCTCCTCTGAATCAGCGTCAAGCGTAGAACAGGACGCATGACGCCCTGCATggcgccaaaagaggaattttatgtaaacactgcgttcactttggctgaaATTCAACTAGAAATCAGCTGAAGAGTCGTTGAACTCCGGTAGTGGAGAAATGAAACAGCTACGTAGTTAATTGTCCTTGCGAGAACTGAGAAGACGTTGAAGTATACACACTGCTCCCTCTATgggcgtgtatatcgccatatattccagactagggatgagtgcatgtttcctcgcctaacgagaaacatagggctgTTCCAGCTGTCAAAATCAGTAAAGATCtcgattagcttttcatagcattttcAGAGGGCaagagcagccatgcagctgacAACATATCTCAactaaaggtaaatgccgctggcagAGGCGTAAAATTATTGGATCAcaagcttgcgtccactgtgaacacgAGCAACCTTGACTAATCTTTTGCatttcttgtcacaaaaactaaccatcctctgttgACGTGGTTGtcgtcctaaatagtaccgaacttagaaccgaaATCGGATGATTTGACGTAATATTGGCTAACTCGGACATTGCTTCACTGCCTAGATGTAAGAACAAACTTGtggagaaccttctatttaaatctgATGTTGTTGTGTTCAGTGATATTTCTGCGAATCAGGACGTAATACGTTATCTTGACAGTTGTCCTGAAATTGCCATGTCACAGTCTATGGAAACCAGTGTGCTTCATTGAcaacaatacagaaaataaaccAATCTCGTACAG contains:
- the LOC124616081 gene encoding trypsin delta-like, with the protein product MQKCSCLLLLVLAVAFCQAGLVRPRKVPKLWRPRLSGRIVGGSAASISQYPWQLYFEANGAPCGASIISSNWALSAAHCVEGASLTSLQLRAGTSTRGSGGSVHSVSGGQSHSSYNSATIDYDICVLQVSNAFSFGSNVQAVSLTSSEPSAGTSVTVTGFGALSSGGLSSNLQAVTVQIIDRNTCNAAYGSITSRMICAGVTGGGKDACQGDSGGPLVSGSTQVGIVSFGSGCGLAAYPGVYANVANLRSWIQSATGV